The following proteins are encoded in a genomic region of Tenebrio molitor chromosome 7, icTenMoli1.1, whole genome shotgun sequence:
- the LOC138134712 gene encoding organic cation transporter protein-like isoform X2, whose translation MADQTHAEMSNTKKKTAEDEEDVVSTAIGEFGRWQLLMTFLLSLFNIPCTWHIFVPTFHAAERETWCARPERFLSVHPDRWKNFTQPQGFCSIYDLTNVTVDDLPHLGDDPARKLISCAEWEFEGKGNTLISEFDLVCDRKTLNNVSEMMFLGGVAIGGLVCGILSDKYGRKKTLMASVFFQTLLGVIIAFAPWFQMYFILRAALGFISVSVVFSGFVLSIELVGGNWRTVAGISYLFPVSLSYITIAGMGWLLRDWRQLQLAISLPGLIFLILWWVLPESPRWLLAMGRTNEVMTILQKAANYNGRELPVNIDKQLLPNENDTETESVNVMDLFKTRQMRKKTLLLFVIWFSVYLVYYGLVLNLGNIGGDLYINSILSGAVEIPAVALSILILLKGGRRWPLALTMMLSGVACGCAMPIGLVRDDLQWLITTLAMMSRFSISSSNAIMPVFTAELYPTIIRNIGVGASNVSAGIALMLVPYLWNLADMHQSIPMSILAGCGIVGGACVLFLPETGSKPLKDTIREEECEASEIKRMNNNS comes from the exons ATGGCAGACCAGACTCACGCAG AAATGTCCAATACAAAGAAGAAAACTGCAGAAGATGAGGAGGACGTGGTCTCAACTGCTATCGGCGAGTTCGGACGATGGCAACTCCTGATGACGTTTCTTCTTTCCCTCTTCAACATCCCCTGCACTTGGCACATCTTCGTGCCGACTTTCCACGCAGCGGAGAGGGAGACGTGGTGTGCCAGACCCGAGCGATTCCTGAGCGTGCATCCCGACAGGTGGAAGAACTTCACCCAACCGCAAGGGTTTTGCTCCATCTATGATTTAACCAACGTTACGGTGGATGATCTACCCCACTTAGGCGACGATCCCGccagaaaattaatttcatgcGCGGAATGGGAATTTGAAGGGAAAG ggAATACTCTAATTTCGGAATTTGACTTGGTGTGCGACCGCAAGACCCTCAACAATGTTTCAGAAATGATGTTCCTCGGTGGGGTGGCAATTGGGGGATTGGTTTGTGGCATTTTATCCGACAAATACGGCAGAAAGAAAACACTGATGGCCTCCGTTTTCTTCCAAACACTCCTCG GTGTCATCATCGCTTTCGCCCCCTGGTTTCAAATGTATTTCATTCTGCGAGCAGCCTTGGGTTTTATCTCAGTTTCCGTCGTATTTAGCGGATTTGTATTATCCATCGAACTAGTCGGAGGAAACTGGAGAACCGTGGCCGGGATATCTTACCTGTTTCCAGTTTCTTTGAGCTACATAACGATCGCCGGGATGGGCTGGTTGCTGCGAGATTGGCGGCAACTTCAGCTCGCCATTTCTTTGCCGGGACTAATCTTCCTGATTCTCTG GTGGGTCCTGCCGGAATCGCCCAGATGGTTGCTAGCCATGGGTCGAACCAACGAAGTCATGACGATTCTGCAAAAGGCTGCGAACTACAACGGAAGAGAGCTGCCTGTCAACATCGACAAACAGCTGTTACCCAACGAAAATGATACCGAAACCGAGTCAGTGAACGTGATGGACTTGTTCAAAACGCGACAAATGCGCAAAAAGACGTTGTTATTGTTCGTGATCTGGTTTAGTGTCTATCTGGTCTATTACGGCCTGGTGCTCAATCTTGGCAACATAGGAGGCGACCTCTACATCAACTCG ATTTTGTCAGGGGCTGTTGAGATCCCTGCAGTGGCTTTGAGCATTCTAATCCTTCTCAAGGGCGGTCGTCGCTGGCCCCTCGCCTTGACGATGATGCTCTCGGGGGTTGCCTGCGGGTGTGCCATGCCCATAGGCTTGGTACGCGATGATCTCCAGTGGCTCATCACGACCCTCGCCATGATGAGTAGATTCAGCATCAGTTCGTCCAACGCGATTATGCCAGTGTTCACGGCTGAGTTGTATCCGACCATCATCAGGAATATAGGGGTTGGGGCGAGTAACGTGTCAGCGGGGATTGCGCTCATGTTGGTTCCCTATCTGTGGAATTTG GCGGACATGCATCAAAGCATCCCGATGTCGATTCTTGCGGGCTGTGGAATTGTCGGAGGTGCTTGCGTGCTCTTCCTACCTGAAACGGGAAGCAAACCGTTGAAAGATACTATTCGAGAAGAGGAGTGCGAAGCTAGTGAAATCAAGCGGATGAACAATAATAGTTGA
- the LOC138134712 gene encoding organic cation transporter protein-like isoform X3, translating into MSNTKKKTAEDEEDVVSTAIGEFGRWQLLMTFLLSLFNIPCTWHIFVPTFHAAERETWCARPERFLSVHPDRWKNFTQPQGFCSIYDLTNVTVDDLPHLGDDPARKLISCAEWEFEGKGNTLISEFDLVCDRKTLNNVSEMMFLGGVAIGGLVCGILSDKYGRKKTLMASVFFQTLLGVIIAFAPWFQMYFILRAALGFISVSVVFSGFVLSIELVGGNWRTVAGISYLFPVSLSYITIAGMGWLLRDWRQLQLAISLPGLIFLILWWVLPESPRWLLAMGRTNEVMTILQKAANYNGRELPVNIDKQLLPNENDTETESVNVMDLFKTRQMRKKTLLLFVIWFSVYLVYYGLVLNLGNIGGDLYINSILSGAVEIPAVALSILILLKGGRRWPLALTMMLSGVACGCAMPIGLVRDDLQWLITTLAMMSRFSISSSNAIMPVFTAELYPTIIRNIGVGASNVSAGIALMLVPYLWNLADMHQSIPMSILAGCGIVGGACVLFLPETGSKPLKDTIREEECEASEIKRMNNNS; encoded by the exons ATGTCCAATACAAAGAAGAAAACTGCAGAAGATGAGGAGGACGTGGTCTCAACTGCTATCGGCGAGTTCGGACGATGGCAACTCCTGATGACGTTTCTTCTTTCCCTCTTCAACATCCCCTGCACTTGGCACATCTTCGTGCCGACTTTCCACGCAGCGGAGAGGGAGACGTGGTGTGCCAGACCCGAGCGATTCCTGAGCGTGCATCCCGACAGGTGGAAGAACTTCACCCAACCGCAAGGGTTTTGCTCCATCTATGATTTAACCAACGTTACGGTGGATGATCTACCCCACTTAGGCGACGATCCCGccagaaaattaatttcatgcGCGGAATGGGAATTTGAAGGGAAAG ggAATACTCTAATTTCGGAATTTGACTTGGTGTGCGACCGCAAGACCCTCAACAATGTTTCAGAAATGATGTTCCTCGGTGGGGTGGCAATTGGGGGATTGGTTTGTGGCATTTTATCCGACAAATACGGCAGAAAGAAAACACTGATGGCCTCCGTTTTCTTCCAAACACTCCTCG GTGTCATCATCGCTTTCGCCCCCTGGTTTCAAATGTATTTCATTCTGCGAGCAGCCTTGGGTTTTATCTCAGTTTCCGTCGTATTTAGCGGATTTGTATTATCCATCGAACTAGTCGGAGGAAACTGGAGAACCGTGGCCGGGATATCTTACCTGTTTCCAGTTTCTTTGAGCTACATAACGATCGCCGGGATGGGCTGGTTGCTGCGAGATTGGCGGCAACTTCAGCTCGCCATTTCTTTGCCGGGACTAATCTTCCTGATTCTCTG GTGGGTCCTGCCGGAATCGCCCAGATGGTTGCTAGCCATGGGTCGAACCAACGAAGTCATGACGATTCTGCAAAAGGCTGCGAACTACAACGGAAGAGAGCTGCCTGTCAACATCGACAAACAGCTGTTACCCAACGAAAATGATACCGAAACCGAGTCAGTGAACGTGATGGACTTGTTCAAAACGCGACAAATGCGCAAAAAGACGTTGTTATTGTTCGTGATCTGGTTTAGTGTCTATCTGGTCTATTACGGCCTGGTGCTCAATCTTGGCAACATAGGAGGCGACCTCTACATCAACTCG ATTTTGTCAGGGGCTGTTGAGATCCCTGCAGTGGCTTTGAGCATTCTAATCCTTCTCAAGGGCGGTCGTCGCTGGCCCCTCGCCTTGACGATGATGCTCTCGGGGGTTGCCTGCGGGTGTGCCATGCCCATAGGCTTGGTACGCGATGATCTCCAGTGGCTCATCACGACCCTCGCCATGATGAGTAGATTCAGCATCAGTTCGTCCAACGCGATTATGCCAGTGTTCACGGCTGAGTTGTATCCGACCATCATCAGGAATATAGGGGTTGGGGCGAGTAACGTGTCAGCGGGGATTGCGCTCATGTTGGTTCCCTATCTGTGGAATTTG GCGGACATGCATCAAAGCATCCCGATGTCGATTCTTGCGGGCTGTGGAATTGTCGGAGGTGCTTGCGTGCTCTTCCTACCTGAAACGGGAAGCAAACCGTTGAAAGATACTATTCGAGAAGAGGAGTGCGAAGCTAGTGAAATCAAGCGGATGAACAATAATAGTTGA
- the LOC138134712 gene encoding organic cation transporter protein-like isoform X1, with protein MVLEKLLKMSNTKKKTAEDEEDVVSTAIGEFGRWQLLMTFLLSLFNIPCTWHIFVPTFHAAERETWCARPERFLSVHPDRWKNFTQPQGFCSIYDLTNVTVDDLPHLGDDPARKLISCAEWEFEGKGNTLISEFDLVCDRKTLNNVSEMMFLGGVAIGGLVCGILSDKYGRKKTLMASVFFQTLLGVIIAFAPWFQMYFILRAALGFISVSVVFSGFVLSIELVGGNWRTVAGISYLFPVSLSYITIAGMGWLLRDWRQLQLAISLPGLIFLILWWVLPESPRWLLAMGRTNEVMTILQKAANYNGRELPVNIDKQLLPNENDTETESVNVMDLFKTRQMRKKTLLLFVIWFSVYLVYYGLVLNLGNIGGDLYINSILSGAVEIPAVALSILILLKGGRRWPLALTMMLSGVACGCAMPIGLVRDDLQWLITTLAMMSRFSISSSNAIMPVFTAELYPTIIRNIGVGASNVSAGIALMLVPYLWNLADMHQSIPMSILAGCGIVGGACVLFLPETGSKPLKDTIREEECEASEIKRMNNNS; from the exons ATGGTGCTGGAAAAGCTGCTAA AAATGTCCAATACAAAGAAGAAAACTGCAGAAGATGAGGAGGACGTGGTCTCAACTGCTATCGGCGAGTTCGGACGATGGCAACTCCTGATGACGTTTCTTCTTTCCCTCTTCAACATCCCCTGCACTTGGCACATCTTCGTGCCGACTTTCCACGCAGCGGAGAGGGAGACGTGGTGTGCCAGACCCGAGCGATTCCTGAGCGTGCATCCCGACAGGTGGAAGAACTTCACCCAACCGCAAGGGTTTTGCTCCATCTATGATTTAACCAACGTTACGGTGGATGATCTACCCCACTTAGGCGACGATCCCGccagaaaattaatttcatgcGCGGAATGGGAATTTGAAGGGAAAG ggAATACTCTAATTTCGGAATTTGACTTGGTGTGCGACCGCAAGACCCTCAACAATGTTTCAGAAATGATGTTCCTCGGTGGGGTGGCAATTGGGGGATTGGTTTGTGGCATTTTATCCGACAAATACGGCAGAAAGAAAACACTGATGGCCTCCGTTTTCTTCCAAACACTCCTCG GTGTCATCATCGCTTTCGCCCCCTGGTTTCAAATGTATTTCATTCTGCGAGCAGCCTTGGGTTTTATCTCAGTTTCCGTCGTATTTAGCGGATTTGTATTATCCATCGAACTAGTCGGAGGAAACTGGAGAACCGTGGCCGGGATATCTTACCTGTTTCCAGTTTCTTTGAGCTACATAACGATCGCCGGGATGGGCTGGTTGCTGCGAGATTGGCGGCAACTTCAGCTCGCCATTTCTTTGCCGGGACTAATCTTCCTGATTCTCTG GTGGGTCCTGCCGGAATCGCCCAGATGGTTGCTAGCCATGGGTCGAACCAACGAAGTCATGACGATTCTGCAAAAGGCTGCGAACTACAACGGAAGAGAGCTGCCTGTCAACATCGACAAACAGCTGTTACCCAACGAAAATGATACCGAAACCGAGTCAGTGAACGTGATGGACTTGTTCAAAACGCGACAAATGCGCAAAAAGACGTTGTTATTGTTCGTGATCTGGTTTAGTGTCTATCTGGTCTATTACGGCCTGGTGCTCAATCTTGGCAACATAGGAGGCGACCTCTACATCAACTCG ATTTTGTCAGGGGCTGTTGAGATCCCTGCAGTGGCTTTGAGCATTCTAATCCTTCTCAAGGGCGGTCGTCGCTGGCCCCTCGCCTTGACGATGATGCTCTCGGGGGTTGCCTGCGGGTGTGCCATGCCCATAGGCTTGGTACGCGATGATCTCCAGTGGCTCATCACGACCCTCGCCATGATGAGTAGATTCAGCATCAGTTCGTCCAACGCGATTATGCCAGTGTTCACGGCTGAGTTGTATCCGACCATCATCAGGAATATAGGGGTTGGGGCGAGTAACGTGTCAGCGGGGATTGCGCTCATGTTGGTTCCCTATCTGTGGAATTTG GCGGACATGCATCAAAGCATCCCGATGTCGATTCTTGCGGGCTGTGGAATTGTCGGAGGTGCTTGCGTGCTCTTCCTACCTGAAACGGGAAGCAAACCGTTGAAAGATACTATTCGAGAAGAGGAGTGCGAAGCTAGTGAAATCAAGCGGATGAACAATAATAGTTGA
- the LOC138135233 gene encoding protein AAR2 homolog — protein MSKVMDQATAKRLLSEGAFFIFLEVPEGTEFGIDMKSWNTGEKFRGVKMIPPGLHYIFYSSVSATDDIAPRIGFFHNFKRGEVLVKKWDKKTEQISAEPVKESEVVNLKENLVALDGFLGPYPYDILDKWVSLCSDITDDLLKKLMPESGQVSAALQLQSCSDADRPKGIKIGASDANQPSCSSTKKHRLSESAENDLLPVLKPLKGTDLRVTPFPQRKYPEGSTPAEITQHSLDATYILETLLAQYSNPTEIIGELEFCFICFLVGHSLEAFDQWKKFVTLLCSCDAAITKHRKLFDMFVSLLEIHIKEIPEEFLADIVSNNNFVYMNLKKLFRTIHSSNVDGQLKTKVDRFKNALTSTYMWDFDHLDSEEEDEAPVIVEM, from the exons ATGTCAAAAGTAATGGACCAAGCCACCGCCAAAAGGTTGTTGAGCGAGGGTGcctttttcatatttttggagGTCCCCGAAGGTACCGAATTTGGAATCGACATGAAATCTTGGAACACGGGAGAAAAATTTCGGGGAGTAAAAATGATACCACCAGGCTTGCACTACATCTTTTACAGTTCTGTAAGTGCAACAGATGATATAGCCCCCAGAATAGGCTTCTTTCACAATTTTAAACGTGGCGAAGTTTTGGTGAAAAAGTGGGATAAAAAGACTGAACAAATAAGTGCTGAACCTGTAAAAGAATCAGAAGTTGTTAATTTGAAGGAAAACCTGGTAGCATTGGATGGTTTTCTGGGACCATATCCATATGATATTTTAGATAAGTGGGTTAGTCTGTGTTCAGATATTACTG ATGATCTGTTGAAAAAATTGATGCCAGAGAGTGGTCAGGTTAGTGCTGCCTTGCAACTACAATCTTGTAGTGATGCTGACAGACCTAAGGGGATCAAAATAGGTGCTTCTGATGCAAATCAACCATCATGCAGTAGCACAAAAAAACACAGACTGTCTGAAAGTGCTGAGAATGATTTGTTGCCTGTTCTCAAACCCTTAAAAGGCACAGACTTGAGAGTAACTCCATTTCCACAAAGAAAATATCCTGAAGGATCTACTCCTGCAGAAATTACCCAACACTCACTAGATGCAACATATATACTTGAAACACTTTTGGCACAATATTCCAA TCCAACTGAAATTATTGGTGAATTAGAATTTTGCTTTATTTGTTTCCTTGTTGGACACAGTTTGGAAGCATTTGATCAGTGGAAGAAATTTGTCACTTTATTGTGTTCTTGTGATGCTGCAATTACCAAACATAGGAAATTATTCGACATGTTTGTTTCTTTGTTGGAGATTCATATAAAAGAAATACCTGAAGAGTTTTTAGCAGACATTGTTTccaacaataattttgtataTATGAATTTAAAGAAGCTTTTTAGGACAATACACAGTTCAAATGTAGATGGAcagttaaaaacaaaagtggATAGGTTTAAAAATGCTTTAACTAGTACTTACATGTGGGATTTTGATCACTTGGATTCAGAGGAAGAAGATGAAGCACCTGTAATTGTAGAAATGTAA